A stretch of Fusobacterium periodonticum ATCC 33693 DNA encodes these proteins:
- a CDS encoding HAD family hydrolase — protein sequence MSNIIAVIWDFDKTLVDGYMQDPIFKKYGVDSKEFWEEVNSLPKKYWEEQQVKVNRDTIYLNHFINKTKEGVFKGLNNKVLFELGRELKFYKGIPEIFGKTKELIEKNSIFQEYNIKVEHYIVSTGMVEMIKGSIIKEYVEDIWGCELIQAKDENGNFEISEIGYTIDNTSKTRAIFEINKGVNKNTGYDVNAKIKEGNRRVLFKNMIYIADGPSDVPAFSVIKKGGGSTFAIYPKSDLKAFKQVEKLREDNRVDMYAEADYSEGTTTYMWIMSKIQELAQNIVDEEKSRLAASISDSPKHLN from the coding sequence ATGTCTAATATAATTGCGGTTATATGGGATTTTGATAAAACTTTAGTAGATGGATATATGCAGGATCCAATTTTTAAGAAATATGGAGTTGATTCAAAGGAATTTTGGGAAGAAGTAAATTCTCTACCAAAGAAGTATTGGGAAGAACAACAAGTAAAAGTTAATAGAGATACTATTTATTTGAACCATTTTATAAATAAAACTAAAGAAGGAGTATTCAAAGGTTTAAATAATAAAGTACTTTTTGAATTGGGAAGAGAATTAAAATTCTATAAGGGAATTCCTGAAATATTTGGAAAAACAAAAGAGCTTATTGAAAAAAATTCAATTTTTCAAGAATACAATATTAAGGTAGAACATTATATTGTTAGTACAGGAATGGTTGAAATGATAAAAGGCTCTATTATTAAAGAATATGTAGAAGATATTTGGGGCTGTGAACTAATTCAAGCCAAAGATGAAAATGGTAATTTTGAAATCAGTGAAATAGGATATACTATTGATAATACTTCAAAGACAAGGGCTATATTTGAAATAAATAAAGGTGTAAATAAAAATACAGGTTATGATGTCAATGCTAAAATAAAAGAAGGAAATAGAAGAGTTCTATTCAAAAATATGATATATATAGCTGATGGTCCAAGTGATGTTCCAGCCTTTTCAGTTATAAAAAAAGGTGGAGGATCAACTTTTGCAATTTACCCAAAATCAGATCTTAAAGCATTTAAACAAGTGGAAAAATTAAGAGAAGATAACAGAGTTGATATGTATGCTGAAGCTGATTATTCTGAAGGGACTACTACTTATATGTGGATTATGAGTAAAATTCAAGAGCTAGCTCAAAATATAGTGGATGAAGAAAAGAGTAGGTTAGCAGCTTCAATTTCAGATTCTCCAAAACATTTGAATTAG